The Musa acuminata AAA Group cultivar baxijiao chromosome BXJ1-3, Cavendish_Baxijiao_AAA, whole genome shotgun sequence genome window below encodes:
- the LOC135632046 gene encoding anoctamin-like protein Os01g0706700 isoform X3 has protein sequence MKKLTYIGIELQFEWDEVTAFVRQPDGSLFSWCERFRCFQHLIYGIVNKTDSDMMLLFDGKEFQFRRNESLLKMMETEEVVKQVFPTHDEVKRKQLLRTWALNWLDFTWQPIDEIYAYFGTKIATYFAFLSMYTRWLFFPAALGLALQLVDIGPLQPLVLPAFFIFVVTWAVFFFQFWKRKNSALLARWGINYTLSEYKAVQIAQSSFLHVHDKCEKKFGDEPIEKKILQRDEWLGLLLRIRNNAIIVLAIICLQLPFELAYAHLYEVTESDVLKYALTAAYLLAIQYYTRIGGKVSVILIKYEKDQGEESSAASLVYKVFGLYFMQSYIGLFYHALSHRNLLTLRQVLIQRLVVSQACCSLQIFLVLENMIENSIPYLKYSYKKYKAFHKKKHEKGSSEKMVHLVTRVEKEYLKPSYTASIGEELEDGLFDDFLELALQFGMIMMFACAFPLVFCFATLNNVTEIRADALKLLVMLRRPIPRAAATIGAWLNIFQFLIIMAICTNCVLLICLYDQEGKWRIEPGLAAILVIEHALLLIKFGFSHFVPEEPAWVRANRMRTVAQARDVFSKQLLRSISNIERKHL, from the exons ATGAAAAAGTTAACATACATCG GGATAGAGTTGCAGTTCGAATGGGATGAAGTTACTGCATTTGTTAGGCAGCCAGATGGATCTTTGTTCAGCTGGTGTGAGCGGTTTCGCTGTTTTCAGCACTTGATTTATGGAATT GTGAATAAAACAGATTCAGACATGATGCTTTTGTTTGATGGAAAAGAGTTTCAATTTCGAAGAAATGAATCATTACTGAAAATGATGGAAACTGAAGAGGTTGTCAAGCAAGTTTTTCCTACACATG ATGAAGTGAAAAGGAAACAGCTCTTGAGAACTTGGGCACTTAACTGGTTGGACTTCACATGGCAACCAATAGATGAAATTTATGCATATTTTGGGACAAAG ATTGCTACATATTTTGCTTTCCTTAGTATGTATACACGGTGGCTGTTCTTTCCAGCTGCACTGGGTCTTGCCTTGCAGTTGGTTGATATTGG ACCCTTGCAGCCACTGGTGCTTCCTGCTTTCTTCATTTTCGTTGTCACATGGGCTGTCTTTTTCTTCCAGTTCTGGAAGCGCAAGAATTCAGCACTTCTAGCCAG ATGGGGCATTAACTATACACTGTCCGAGTACAAAGCTGTACAGATAGCACAGAGTTCCTTCTTACATGTTCATGACAAATGTGAAAAGAAATTTGGAGATGAACCAATAGAGAAGAAAATATTACAAAGAGATGAGTGGCTTGGACTTCTTCTACGAATAAGAAATAATGCCATCATAGTGTTGGCTATCATTTGCCTTCAGTTACCATTTGAATTGGCTTATGCTCATTTGTATGAGGTCACTGAGTCTGATGTATTGAA GTATGCACTGACTGCTGCTTATCTTTTGGCAATTCAATACTATACAAGGATTGGTGGCAAAGTATCAGTTATTCTCATTAAATATGAAAAAGATCAAGGAGAGGAATCTAGTGCTGCCAGTTTGGTTTACAAG GTTTTTGGACTTTATTTCATGCAATCATATATTGGACTGTTTTATCATGCCTTATCGCATCGAAATCTATTGACTCTTCGCCAGGTCCTAATTCAGCGATTGGTTGTCTCTCAGGCATGCTGCAGTCTGCAAATATTTCTT GTTCTGGAAAACATGATCGAGAACTCCATCCCTTACCTCAAGTACAGCTACAAAAAGTACAAAGCTTTTCA CAAGAAAAAGCATGAGAAGGGATCTTCAGAAAAAATGGTTCACCTGGTTACAAGGGTGGAAAAAGAGTATTTGAAGCCTTCCTACACTGCAAGCATAGGCGAAGAGCTTGAAGATGGCTTATTTGATG ATTTTTTGGAGTTGGCTTTGCAGTTTGGAATGATCATGATGTTCGCATGTGCATTCCCCCTCGTCTTCTGCTTTGCTACTCTA AATAATGTCACTGAAATTAGAGCAGATGCTTTGAAACTTCTTGTTATGTTGCGGAGACCAATACCCCGTGCTGCAGCAACAATTGGAGCATGGTTGAACATTTTCCAG TTTCTGATTATAATGGCAATCTGCACCAACTGTGTGTTGCTGATTTGCTTATATGATCAAGAAGGCAAGTGGAGGATTGAACCTGGGCTGGCAGCTATCCTCGTAATCGAGCATGCTCTTCTTCTAATTAAATTTGGGTTCTCCCATTTTGTGCCCGAG GAGCCAGCTTGGGTGAGAGCAAATCGAATGAGAACTGTAGCTCAGGCAAGGGATGTGTTCTCAAAGCAGCTCTTGAGGAGCATCTCCAACATAGAAAGGAAACATTTATGA
- the LOC135632046 gene encoding anoctamin-like protein Os01g0706700 isoform X4 has product MMLLFDGKEFQFRRNESLLKMMETEEVVKQVFPTHDEVKRKQLLRTWALNWLDFTWQPIDEIYAYFGTKIATYFAFLSMYTRWLFFPAALGLALQLVDIGPLQPLVLPAFFIFVVTWAVFFFQFWKRKNSALLARWGINYTLSEYKAVQIAQSSFLHVHDKCEKKFGDEPIEKKILQRDEWLGLLLRIRNNAIIVLAIICLQLPFELAYAHLYEVTESDVLKYALTAAYLLAIQYYTRIGGKVSVILIKYEKDQGEESSAASLVYKVFGLYFMQSYIGLFYHALSHRNLLTLRQVLIQRLVVSQACCSLQIFLVLENMIENSIPYLKYSYKKYKAFHKKKHEKGSSEKMVHLVTRVEKEYLKPSYTASIGEELEDGLFDDFLELALQFGMIMMFACAFPLVFCFATLNNVTEIRADALKLLVMLRRPIPRAAATIGAWLNIFQFLIIMAICTNCVLLICLYDQEGKWRIEPGLAAILVIEHALLLIKFGFSHFVPEEPAWVRANRMRTVAQARDVFSKQLLRSISNIERKHL; this is encoded by the exons ATGATGCTTTTGTTTGATGGAAAAGAGTTTCAATTTCGAAGAAATGAATCATTACTGAAAATGATGGAAACTGAAGAGGTTGTCAAGCAAGTTTTTCCTACACATG ATGAAGTGAAAAGGAAACAGCTCTTGAGAACTTGGGCACTTAACTGGTTGGACTTCACATGGCAACCAATAGATGAAATTTATGCATATTTTGGGACAAAG ATTGCTACATATTTTGCTTTCCTTAGTATGTATACACGGTGGCTGTTCTTTCCAGCTGCACTGGGTCTTGCCTTGCAGTTGGTTGATATTGG ACCCTTGCAGCCACTGGTGCTTCCTGCTTTCTTCATTTTCGTTGTCACATGGGCTGTCTTTTTCTTCCAGTTCTGGAAGCGCAAGAATTCAGCACTTCTAGCCAG ATGGGGCATTAACTATACACTGTCCGAGTACAAAGCTGTACAGATAGCACAGAGTTCCTTCTTACATGTTCATGACAAATGTGAAAAGAAATTTGGAGATGAACCAATAGAGAAGAAAATATTACAAAGAGATGAGTGGCTTGGACTTCTTCTACGAATAAGAAATAATGCCATCATAGTGTTGGCTATCATTTGCCTTCAGTTACCATTTGAATTGGCTTATGCTCATTTGTATGAGGTCACTGAGTCTGATGTATTGAA GTATGCACTGACTGCTGCTTATCTTTTGGCAATTCAATACTATACAAGGATTGGTGGCAAAGTATCAGTTATTCTCATTAAATATGAAAAAGATCAAGGAGAGGAATCTAGTGCTGCCAGTTTGGTTTACAAG GTTTTTGGACTTTATTTCATGCAATCATATATTGGACTGTTTTATCATGCCTTATCGCATCGAAATCTATTGACTCTTCGCCAGGTCCTAATTCAGCGATTGGTTGTCTCTCAGGCATGCTGCAGTCTGCAAATATTTCTT GTTCTGGAAAACATGATCGAGAACTCCATCCCTTACCTCAAGTACAGCTACAAAAAGTACAAAGCTTTTCA CAAGAAAAAGCATGAGAAGGGATCTTCAGAAAAAATGGTTCACCTGGTTACAAGGGTGGAAAAAGAGTATTTGAAGCCTTCCTACACTGCAAGCATAGGCGAAGAGCTTGAAGATGGCTTATTTGATG ATTTTTTGGAGTTGGCTTTGCAGTTTGGAATGATCATGATGTTCGCATGTGCATTCCCCCTCGTCTTCTGCTTTGCTACTCTA AATAATGTCACTGAAATTAGAGCAGATGCTTTGAAACTTCTTGTTATGTTGCGGAGACCAATACCCCGTGCTGCAGCAACAATTGGAGCATGGTTGAACATTTTCCAG TTTCTGATTATAATGGCAATCTGCACCAACTGTGTGTTGCTGATTTGCTTATATGATCAAGAAGGCAAGTGGAGGATTGAACCTGGGCTGGCAGCTATCCTCGTAATCGAGCATGCTCTTCTTCTAATTAAATTTGGGTTCTCCCATTTTGTGCCCGAG GAGCCAGCTTGGGTGAGAGCAAATCGAATGAGAACTGTAGCTCAGGCAAGGGATGTGTTCTCAAAGCAGCTCTTGAGGAGCATCTCCAACATAGAAAGGAAACATTTATGA
- the LOC103978779 gene encoding uncharacterized protein LOC103978779 — MSCLHDHSCEDHNCSADWSLHTHIDLSKVSALNEAVAGSVKSVFKPWNRRLDTSEGLLESNDGDPELLVFIPFTSDVKIKSISVVGGSGGTSPSKMRAFINRDGIDFSDAQNMQPVQEWDLNENLQGLLEYQTRYSRFQGVGNLTLHFPDNFGGDTTQIYYIGLKGEATQLKRDVVATIVYEITPNPSDHKTRADAGSLSHVE, encoded by the exons ATGTCTTGCTTGCATGATCACAGCTGCGAGGATCACAACTGCTCCGCGGATTGGTCGCTCCACACCCACATCGATCTTTCCAAG GTTTCGGCCCTAAATGAAGCAGTCGCTGGAAGCGTCAAATCGGTTTTCAAGCCCTGGAATCGTCGATTAGATACTTCCGAG GGCCTCCTCGAAAGCAATGATGGTGATCCTGAATTGCTTGTTTTCATACC GTTTACATCAGATGTCAAGATCAAGAGCATCTCCGTTGTTGGTGGTTCTGGAGGAACAAGTCCTTCAAAGATGCGAGC GTTCATAAACCGTGATGGTATCGACTTTTCTGATGCTCAAAACATGCAGCCTGTTCAG GAATGGGACTTGAATGAGAATTTGCAAGGACTCTTGGAGTATCAAACAAG ATACTCAAGATTTCAGGGTGTGGGAAATCTTACTCTGCATTTTCCTGATAATTTTGGTGGGGATACCACTCAGATATATTACATCGGGTTAAAAGGGGAAGCTACTCAG CTGAAAAGGGATGTGGTAGCGACAATTGTCTATGAAATTACGCCCAATCCATCGGATCACAA AACTCGAGCTGATGCGGGGTCTCTCTCACATGTGGAGTGA
- the LOC103978776 gene encoding DEAD-box ATP-dependent RNA helicase 15 isoform X2 yields the protein MDVICQAKSGMGKTAVFVLSTLQQIEPVAGQVAALVLCHTRELAYQICHEFERFSTYLPDIKVAVFYGGVHILKHKDILKNECPHIVVGTPGRILALARDKDLSLKNVRHFILDECDKMLESLDMRRDVQEIFKMTPHDKQVMMFSATLSKEIRPVCKRFMQDPMEIYVDDEAKLTLHGLVQHYIKLTELEKNRKLNDLLDALDFNQVVIFVKSVNRAAELNKLLVECNFPSICIHSGMSQEERLTRYKNFKEGLKRILVATDLVGRGIDIERVNIVVNYDMPDSADTYLHRVGRAGRFGTKGLAITFVSSASDSDVLNQVQERFEVDIKELPEQIDTSTYMPS from the exons ATGGATGTCATCTGCCAAGCAAAATCTGGAATGGGGAAAACAGCTGTTTTTGTTCTTTCAACTCTGCAGCAAATTGAGCCAGTTGCGGGCCAAGTAGCTGCACTTGTGCTATGTCATACCAGAGAATTGGCCTATCAG ATCTGTCATGAATTTGAAAGATTCAGCACTTATTTGCCTGATATTAAGGTTGCTGTATTCTATGGGGGAGTTCACATCTTGAAGCACAAGGACATTTTGAAGAATGAATGCCCTCATATCGTTGTTGGCACACCAGGAAGAATACTGGCACTTGCAAGAGATAAAGATCTTTCTTTGAAGAATGTGAGGCATTTTATTCTTGATGAATGTGACAAGATGCTCGAGTCCCTtg ACATGCGGAGAGATGTGCAGGAGATTTTCAAAATGACACCTCATGACAAACAAGTTATGATGTTCTCAGCAACTCTCAGCAAGGAGATCCGCCCTGTTTGCAAGAGATTCATGCAAGAT CCTATGGAAATATATGTTGACGATGAGGCCAAACTGACACTGCATGGTTTAGTACAG CACTACATTAAACTGACCGAGTTGGAGAAGAATCGGAAACTGAATGATCTTTTGGATGCACTGGACTTCAATCAAGTTGTGATCTTTGTGAAAAGTGTGAATCGAGCAGCGGAGCTGAACAAGTTACTTGTTGAGTGCAACTTTCCATCAATCTGTATACACTCTGGCATGTCACAGGAAGAAAG GTTGACCAGGTATAAGAATTTCAAGGAAGGTCTCAAAAGGATTCTTGTTGCTACTGATCTGGTTGGCAGAGGAATTGATATTGAGCGAGTCAACATTGTAGTAAACTATGACATGCCAGATTCTGCAGACACCTACCTGCACAGG GTTGGAAGGGCTGGGCGATTTGGTACCAAAGGACTTGCCATTACATTCGTCTCATCAGCTTCAGACTCTGATGTTCTTAATCAG GTCCAAGAGAGGTTTGAGGTGGACATAAAGGAGCTGCCAGAGCAGATTGACACTTCCACATACA TGCCCTCATGA
- the LOC103978776 gene encoding DEAD-box ATP-dependent RNA helicase 15 isoform X1 yields the protein MGEARDNDAYEEELLDYDEDEEKAPDSAAAKASGESVKKGYVGIHSSGFRDFLLKPELLRAIIDSGFEHPSEVQHECIPQAILGMDVICQAKSGMGKTAVFVLSTLQQIEPVAGQVAALVLCHTRELAYQICHEFERFSTYLPDIKVAVFYGGVHILKHKDILKNECPHIVVGTPGRILALARDKDLSLKNVRHFILDECDKMLESLDMRRDVQEIFKMTPHDKQVMMFSATLSKEIRPVCKRFMQDPMEIYVDDEAKLTLHGLVQHYIKLTELEKNRKLNDLLDALDFNQVVIFVKSVNRAAELNKLLVECNFPSICIHSGMSQEERLTRYKNFKEGLKRILVATDLVGRGIDIERVNIVVNYDMPDSADTYLHRVGRAGRFGTKGLAITFVSSASDSDVLNQVQERFEVDIKELPEQIDTSTYMPS from the exons ATGGGTGAAGCCAGGGACAACGATGCTTACGAGGAGGAGCTTCTTGACTACGATGAGGATGAGGAGAAGGCTCCCGATTCTGCCGCTGCCAAGGCTTCCGGTGAATCGGTGAAAAA GGGTTATGTTGGGATTCATAGTTCCGGTTTCAGAGACTTCCTGTTGAAGCCAGAACTTCTCCGTGCGATCATAGATTCGGGTTTTGAGCACCCTTCTGAAG TACAACATGAATGCATCCCTCAAGCTATCCTTGGAATGGATGTCATCTGCCAAGCAAAATCTGGAATGGGGAAAACAGCTGTTTTTGTTCTTTCAACTCTGCAGCAAATTGAGCCAGTTGCGGGCCAAGTAGCTGCACTTGTGCTATGTCATACCAGAGAATTGGCCTATCAG ATCTGTCATGAATTTGAAAGATTCAGCACTTATTTGCCTGATATTAAGGTTGCTGTATTCTATGGGGGAGTTCACATCTTGAAGCACAAGGACATTTTGAAGAATGAATGCCCTCATATCGTTGTTGGCACACCAGGAAGAATACTGGCACTTGCAAGAGATAAAGATCTTTCTTTGAAGAATGTGAGGCATTTTATTCTTGATGAATGTGACAAGATGCTCGAGTCCCTtg ACATGCGGAGAGATGTGCAGGAGATTTTCAAAATGACACCTCATGACAAACAAGTTATGATGTTCTCAGCAACTCTCAGCAAGGAGATCCGCCCTGTTTGCAAGAGATTCATGCAAGAT CCTATGGAAATATATGTTGACGATGAGGCCAAACTGACACTGCATGGTTTAGTACAG CACTACATTAAACTGACCGAGTTGGAGAAGAATCGGAAACTGAATGATCTTTTGGATGCACTGGACTTCAATCAAGTTGTGATCTTTGTGAAAAGTGTGAATCGAGCAGCGGAGCTGAACAAGTTACTTGTTGAGTGCAACTTTCCATCAATCTGTATACACTCTGGCATGTCACAGGAAGAAAG GTTGACCAGGTATAAGAATTTCAAGGAAGGTCTCAAAAGGATTCTTGTTGCTACTGATCTGGTTGGCAGAGGAATTGATATTGAGCGAGTCAACATTGTAGTAAACTATGACATGCCAGATTCTGCAGACACCTACCTGCACAGG GTTGGAAGGGCTGGGCGATTTGGTACCAAAGGACTTGCCATTACATTCGTCTCATCAGCTTCAGACTCTGATGTTCTTAATCAG GTCCAAGAGAGGTTTGAGGTGGACATAAAGGAGCTGCCAGAGCAGATTGACACTTCCACATACA TGCCCTCATGA
- the LOC135632046 gene encoding anoctamin-like protein Os01g0706700 isoform X2 translates to MEGHSAVTGFEMAIVVPKKREKERDDTADCVEFLVRELKRAGLIVERVFGISDEFIKLAAPVEILGRVAAELQMKKLTYIGIELQFEWDEVTAFVRQPDGSLFSWCERFRCFQHLIYGIVNKTDSDMMLLFDGKEFQFRRNESLLKMMETEEVVKQVFPTHDEVKRKQLLRTWALNWLDFTWQPIDEIYAYFGTKIATYFAFLSMYTRWLFFPAALGLALQLVDIGPLQPLVLPAFFIFVVTWAVFFFQFWKRKNSALLARWGINYTLSEYKAVQIAQSSFLHVHDKCEKKFGDEPIEKKILQRDEWLGLLLRIRNNAIIVLAIICLQLPFELAYAHLYEVTESDVLKYALTAAYLLAIQYYTRIGGKVSVILIKYEKDQGEESSAASLVYKVFGLYFMQSYIGLFYHALSHRNLLTLRQVLIQRLVVSQVLENMIENSIPYLKYSYKKYKAFHKKKHEKGSSEKMVHLVTRVEKEYLKPSYTASIGEELEDGLFDDFLELALQFGMIMMFACAFPLVFCFATLNNVTEIRADALKLLVMLRRPIPRAAATIGAWLNIFQFLIIMAICTNCVLLICLYDQEGKWRIEPGLAAILVIEHALLLIKFGFSHFVPEEPAWVRANRMRTVAQARDVFSKQLLRSISNIERKHL, encoded by the exons ATGGAAGGGCACAGCGCGGTGACCGGCTTCGAGATGGCCATCGTGGTGCCCAAGAAAAGGGAGAAGGAGAGAGATGACACCGCTGACTGCGTCGAATTCCTTGTTCGGGAGTTGAAGAGGGCAGGGTTGATCGTCGAGAGGGTGTTTGGGATTTCCGATGAGTTCATAAAG CTTGCAGCACCAGTAGAAATTTTGGGGAGAGTTGCAGCTGAGTTGCAAATGAAAAAGTTAACATACATCG GGATAGAGTTGCAGTTCGAATGGGATGAAGTTACTGCATTTGTTAGGCAGCCAGATGGATCTTTGTTCAGCTGGTGTGAGCGGTTTCGCTGTTTTCAGCACTTGATTTATGGAATT GTGAATAAAACAGATTCAGACATGATGCTTTTGTTTGATGGAAAAGAGTTTCAATTTCGAAGAAATGAATCATTACTGAAAATGATGGAAACTGAAGAGGTTGTCAAGCAAGTTTTTCCTACACATG ATGAAGTGAAAAGGAAACAGCTCTTGAGAACTTGGGCACTTAACTGGTTGGACTTCACATGGCAACCAATAGATGAAATTTATGCATATTTTGGGACAAAG ATTGCTACATATTTTGCTTTCCTTAGTATGTATACACGGTGGCTGTTCTTTCCAGCTGCACTGGGTCTTGCCTTGCAGTTGGTTGATATTGG ACCCTTGCAGCCACTGGTGCTTCCTGCTTTCTTCATTTTCGTTGTCACATGGGCTGTCTTTTTCTTCCAGTTCTGGAAGCGCAAGAATTCAGCACTTCTAGCCAG ATGGGGCATTAACTATACACTGTCCGAGTACAAAGCTGTACAGATAGCACAGAGTTCCTTCTTACATGTTCATGACAAATGTGAAAAGAAATTTGGAGATGAACCAATAGAGAAGAAAATATTACAAAGAGATGAGTGGCTTGGACTTCTTCTACGAATAAGAAATAATGCCATCATAGTGTTGGCTATCATTTGCCTTCAGTTACCATTTGAATTGGCTTATGCTCATTTGTATGAGGTCACTGAGTCTGATGTATTGAA GTATGCACTGACTGCTGCTTATCTTTTGGCAATTCAATACTATACAAGGATTGGTGGCAAAGTATCAGTTATTCTCATTAAATATGAAAAAGATCAAGGAGAGGAATCTAGTGCTGCCAGTTTGGTTTACAAG GTTTTTGGACTTTATTTCATGCAATCATATATTGGACTGTTTTATCATGCCTTATCGCATCGAAATCTATTGACTCTTCGCCAGGTCCTAATTCAGCGATTGGTTGTCTCTCAG GTTCTGGAAAACATGATCGAGAACTCCATCCCTTACCTCAAGTACAGCTACAAAAAGTACAAAGCTTTTCA CAAGAAAAAGCATGAGAAGGGATCTTCAGAAAAAATGGTTCACCTGGTTACAAGGGTGGAAAAAGAGTATTTGAAGCCTTCCTACACTGCAAGCATAGGCGAAGAGCTTGAAGATGGCTTATTTGATG ATTTTTTGGAGTTGGCTTTGCAGTTTGGAATGATCATGATGTTCGCATGTGCATTCCCCCTCGTCTTCTGCTTTGCTACTCTA AATAATGTCACTGAAATTAGAGCAGATGCTTTGAAACTTCTTGTTATGTTGCGGAGACCAATACCCCGTGCTGCAGCAACAATTGGAGCATGGTTGAACATTTTCCAG TTTCTGATTATAATGGCAATCTGCACCAACTGTGTGTTGCTGATTTGCTTATATGATCAAGAAGGCAAGTGGAGGATTGAACCTGGGCTGGCAGCTATCCTCGTAATCGAGCATGCTCTTCTTCTAATTAAATTTGGGTTCTCCCATTTTGTGCCCGAG GAGCCAGCTTGGGTGAGAGCAAATCGAATGAGAACTGTAGCTCAGGCAAGGGATGTGTTCTCAAAGCAGCTCTTGAGGAGCATCTCCAACATAGAAAGGAAACATTTATGA
- the LOC135632046 gene encoding anoctamin-like protein Os01g0706700 isoform X1, protein MEGHSAVTGFEMAIVVPKKREKERDDTADCVEFLVRELKRAGLIVERVFGISDEFIKLAAPVEILGRVAAELQMKKLTYIGIELQFEWDEVTAFVRQPDGSLFSWCERFRCFQHLIYGIVNKTDSDMMLLFDGKEFQFRRNESLLKMMETEEVVKQVFPTHDEVKRKQLLRTWALNWLDFTWQPIDEIYAYFGTKIATYFAFLSMYTRWLFFPAALGLALQLVDIGPLQPLVLPAFFIFVVTWAVFFFQFWKRKNSALLARWGINYTLSEYKAVQIAQSSFLHVHDKCEKKFGDEPIEKKILQRDEWLGLLLRIRNNAIIVLAIICLQLPFELAYAHLYEVTESDVLKYALTAAYLLAIQYYTRIGGKVSVILIKYEKDQGEESSAASLVYKVFGLYFMQSYIGLFYHALSHRNLLTLRQVLIQRLVVSQACCSLQIFLVLENMIENSIPYLKYSYKKYKAFHKKKHEKGSSEKMVHLVTRVEKEYLKPSYTASIGEELEDGLFDDFLELALQFGMIMMFACAFPLVFCFATLNNVTEIRADALKLLVMLRRPIPRAAATIGAWLNIFQFLIIMAICTNCVLLICLYDQEGKWRIEPGLAAILVIEHALLLIKFGFSHFVPEEPAWVRANRMRTVAQARDVFSKQLLRSISNIERKHL, encoded by the exons ATGGAAGGGCACAGCGCGGTGACCGGCTTCGAGATGGCCATCGTGGTGCCCAAGAAAAGGGAGAAGGAGAGAGATGACACCGCTGACTGCGTCGAATTCCTTGTTCGGGAGTTGAAGAGGGCAGGGTTGATCGTCGAGAGGGTGTTTGGGATTTCCGATGAGTTCATAAAG CTTGCAGCACCAGTAGAAATTTTGGGGAGAGTTGCAGCTGAGTTGCAAATGAAAAAGTTAACATACATCG GGATAGAGTTGCAGTTCGAATGGGATGAAGTTACTGCATTTGTTAGGCAGCCAGATGGATCTTTGTTCAGCTGGTGTGAGCGGTTTCGCTGTTTTCAGCACTTGATTTATGGAATT GTGAATAAAACAGATTCAGACATGATGCTTTTGTTTGATGGAAAAGAGTTTCAATTTCGAAGAAATGAATCATTACTGAAAATGATGGAAACTGAAGAGGTTGTCAAGCAAGTTTTTCCTACACATG ATGAAGTGAAAAGGAAACAGCTCTTGAGAACTTGGGCACTTAACTGGTTGGACTTCACATGGCAACCAATAGATGAAATTTATGCATATTTTGGGACAAAG ATTGCTACATATTTTGCTTTCCTTAGTATGTATACACGGTGGCTGTTCTTTCCAGCTGCACTGGGTCTTGCCTTGCAGTTGGTTGATATTGG ACCCTTGCAGCCACTGGTGCTTCCTGCTTTCTTCATTTTCGTTGTCACATGGGCTGTCTTTTTCTTCCAGTTCTGGAAGCGCAAGAATTCAGCACTTCTAGCCAG ATGGGGCATTAACTATACACTGTCCGAGTACAAAGCTGTACAGATAGCACAGAGTTCCTTCTTACATGTTCATGACAAATGTGAAAAGAAATTTGGAGATGAACCAATAGAGAAGAAAATATTACAAAGAGATGAGTGGCTTGGACTTCTTCTACGAATAAGAAATAATGCCATCATAGTGTTGGCTATCATTTGCCTTCAGTTACCATTTGAATTGGCTTATGCTCATTTGTATGAGGTCACTGAGTCTGATGTATTGAA GTATGCACTGACTGCTGCTTATCTTTTGGCAATTCAATACTATACAAGGATTGGTGGCAAAGTATCAGTTATTCTCATTAAATATGAAAAAGATCAAGGAGAGGAATCTAGTGCTGCCAGTTTGGTTTACAAG GTTTTTGGACTTTATTTCATGCAATCATATATTGGACTGTTTTATCATGCCTTATCGCATCGAAATCTATTGACTCTTCGCCAGGTCCTAATTCAGCGATTGGTTGTCTCTCAGGCATGCTGCAGTCTGCAAATATTTCTT GTTCTGGAAAACATGATCGAGAACTCCATCCCTTACCTCAAGTACAGCTACAAAAAGTACAAAGCTTTTCA CAAGAAAAAGCATGAGAAGGGATCTTCAGAAAAAATGGTTCACCTGGTTACAAGGGTGGAAAAAGAGTATTTGAAGCCTTCCTACACTGCAAGCATAGGCGAAGAGCTTGAAGATGGCTTATTTGATG ATTTTTTGGAGTTGGCTTTGCAGTTTGGAATGATCATGATGTTCGCATGTGCATTCCCCCTCGTCTTCTGCTTTGCTACTCTA AATAATGTCACTGAAATTAGAGCAGATGCTTTGAAACTTCTTGTTATGTTGCGGAGACCAATACCCCGTGCTGCAGCAACAATTGGAGCATGGTTGAACATTTTCCAG TTTCTGATTATAATGGCAATCTGCACCAACTGTGTGTTGCTGATTTGCTTATATGATCAAGAAGGCAAGTGGAGGATTGAACCTGGGCTGGCAGCTATCCTCGTAATCGAGCATGCTCTTCTTCTAATTAAATTTGGGTTCTCCCATTTTGTGCCCGAG GAGCCAGCTTGGGTGAGAGCAAATCGAATGAGAACTGTAGCTCAGGCAAGGGATGTGTTCTCAAAGCAGCTCTTGAGGAGCATCTCCAACATAGAAAGGAAACATTTATGA